The following are encoded in a window of Clarias gariepinus isolate MV-2021 ecotype Netherlands chromosome 8, CGAR_prim_01v2, whole genome shotgun sequence genomic DNA:
- the stox1 gene encoding storkhead-box protein 1 isoform X2: protein MMMGHNGDLSPVQMSPISQSQFIPLSEVLCSVISDMNVAHVMVNQESLINHMMKAHPGMAIPTQEILYNALGALIKERKIYHTGEGYFIVTPQTYFITNNMVKEKNWWTSDNDPVSPPPITYLMSNESCIDAATEVPIMAHCKSCSCFTPQLTAAPSVQEQSISISECTGKSLKWPREHKPSVQHQSTSTAADYQASEISKSTTTSRKDKEKPVRKFGLNLFRRNTGKKENKLKKEYATFSGQFPPEEWPVRDEDDLNNLPRDLEHAIIKRINPDLTVDNLVRHTVLMKKLEEKAERMTKALTTDKGMSTEILVPKQRHHSTKAVGRRSASKANRSKRRGPSAKEKQRTKSKDIICDEDLQEDEHIASSLRPELVIDEPSHHEDCEALDAQFVYKKRIEDPFQSMPGCDTAVNHKEQRRREGKSSGRRERASHRSKSWDPHHVKVVGEEVQKACMLFDRSCEQLHEIGLNLDSTIDATAIKELPADYSSYYPENSTLRIEDKVKQKGREFSNGRLKQTKQVLQERDLKDVSNQNLGTDLASVPYQMTEVPVSWPKPSARCRASLHLVSSKEESDRCPDLLSSHQQTGSMASSQHLADTERVHRNTSNVDSEVHTDAEHHIYRNLEDDEDGCSSLCINEEHVNELIHAGTSRCREPVCFDGNWDSSFIEENILPLHQDTKRATQRQHEYRWPQTEQKPGLSQLPSDGNPGAKPQHIDEKLNKPSPGHSDPSDTLDISIFDYSQMSERGSDTETVLKSADDDDEQASHWICHSQDYDQNQSVDANNFQPASLSHCDRSGAFIGETAENQSNTADSGIDSPRTRMSLISSNSVILKGLKRRNFLQNLENLHSKTNGIHPQSSLLQLTPVMNV, encoded by the exons GTGACTTATCTCCAGTACAGATGTCTCCTATCTCTCAGTCACAGTTCATTCCATTGTCTGAGGTACTATGCTCAGTCATATCCGACATGAACGTTGCTCACGTCATGGTCAACCAAGAATCGCTAATTAATCACATGATGAAGGCCCATCCAG GAATGGCCATTCCCACTCAAGAAATCCTCTACAATGCTCTTGGTGCTCTaattaaagagagaaaaatctaCCACACTGGAGAGGGCTACTTCATTGTTACACCTCAGACCTACTTTATCACAAACAACATGGTGAAGGAGAAGAACTGGTGGACAAGTGATAATGACCCTGTCTCCCCTCCTCCCATCACATACCTGATGAGCAATGAGAGCTGCATAGATGCTGCTACTGAAGTACCCATTATGGCTCACTGCAAGTCCTGTAGTTGTTTCACACCTCAACTAACTGCTGCTCCTTCTGTCCAGGAGCAGTCTATCAGCATAAGTGAATGCACTGGGAAAAGCCTTAAGTGGCCCAGAGAACACAAGCCATCTGTTCAACACCAGTCCACATCTACGGCGGCCGATTACCAGGCTAGTGAAATTAGCAAGTCTACAACCACCAGCCGCAAGGACAAGGAAAAACCTGTGCGCAAGTTTGGCCTCAACTTGTTTCGTCGTAACACAGGAAAGAAGGAGAATAAGCTAAAGAAGGAATATGCCACTTTCTCTGGTCAGTTTCCACCCGAGGAATGGCCAGTCAGGGATGAGGATGACCTTAATAACCTTCCCAGAGATTTGGAGCATGCCATCATTAAACGGATCAACCCTGATTTAACTGTCGATAACCTTGTCCGCCACACTGTCCTAATGAAGAAATTGGAAGAGAAGGCGGAGAGAATGACAAAGGCCCTGACTACTGATAAAGGCATGTCCACAGAGATCCTGGTACCTAAGCAAAGGCACCACTCAACCAAAGCTGTTGGCAGACGATCAGCCTCTAAAGCCAATCGGAGCAAGAGAAGAGGACCTTCGgcaaaagagaaacagagaacgAAGAGTAAGGACATTATATGTGATGAGGATTTACAGGAAGATGAGCATATCGCATCTAGTCTTAGGCCCGAATTAGTCATAGATGAGCCTTCTCATCATGAGGACTGTGAGGCTTTGGATGCACAATTTGTCTATAAGAAACGCATAGAGGATCCATTTCAATCAATGCCAGGATGCGATACAGCTGTAAATCATAAAGAACAAAGAAGGAGAGAAGGCAAATCCTCTGGCCGGCGAGAGCGAGCAAGCCACAGGTCAAAGTCCTGGGATCCTCATCATGTAAAAGTGGTAGGAGAAGAAGTGCAGAAAGCCTGCATGCTATTCGACAGATCATGTGAACAGCTTCATGAAATAGGGCTGAATTTGGACTCTACAATAGATGCTACAGCAATCAAGGAACTTCCTGCAGACTATAGCTCTTACTATCCTGAGAATAGCACACTGAGGATAGAAGACAAAGTAAAACAGAAAGGCAGAGAGTTCAGCAATGGAAGACTAAAGCAGACAAAACAGGTTTTACAAGAGAGGGATTTAAAAGACGTTTCGAATCAGAATCTTGGTACAGACCTTGCCTCAGTTCCATACCAAATGACAGAGGTACCCGTGTCATGGCCCAAACCTTCAGCTCGGTGTAGAGCGTCTCTTCATCTTGTCAGCAGTAAGGAGGAATCTGACCGTTGTCCTGACCTCCTTTCCTCACATCAACAAACTGGCAGCATGGCAAGCAGTCAACATCTGGCGGACACTGAGAGGGTACACAGAAACACAAGCAATGTAGATAGTGAAGTACACACTGATGCTGAACACCATATTTACAGAAACCTTGAAGACGATGAAGATGGATGCAGCTCCCTCTGCATTAATGAGGAGCATGTCAATGAGTTAATTCACGCTGGCACATCTAGATGCCGTGAGCCGGTCTGTTTCGATGGGAACTGGGACAGCTCTTTTATAGAAGAGAACATATTACCTCTTCATCAAGACACTAAACGAGCCACACAAAGACAGCATGAATACAGATGGCCTCAAACTGAGCAGAAACCTGGTTTGTCCCAACTACCATCAGATGGCAACCCCGGGGCAAAGCCTCAACACATTGATGAAAAGCTAAATAAGCCCAGTCCAGGACACTCTGACCCGAGTGATACCCTGGACATCAGTATCTTTGATTATAGTCAAATGAGTGAGAGGGGctcagacactgaaacagtcCTTAAGTCTGCAGATGATGACGATGAACAAGCCAGCCACTGGATTTGTCACTCACAGGACTATGACCAGAATCAATCAGTGGATGCTAATAACTTTCAACCAGCAAGTCTGAGTCACTGTGATCGTTCTGGTGCCTTCATCGGTGAAACAGCAGAGAATCAAAGCAACACAGCAGACAGTGGGATTGACTCTCCCAG GACACGTATGAGTCTCATCTCCTCTAACTCTGTGATACTAAAAGGGCTGAAACGGCGTAATTTTCTACAAAACCTTGAAAACCTCCACTCCAAAACCAACGGCATTCATCCTCAAAGTTCCCTTCTTCAGCTCACACCTGTCATGAATGTCTGA